The Vibrio penaeicida sequence GGTATTCAACCCGCAAAACCTCAAACCTAAAGCGCCGTCGATTTACCGAATCCAAGTATTGGCGACGTATAAAGCGATCTCGAGTGAGTACCTGAATTATCTGCGTACGAATTATGGAACGGTTTACGCCTATTCTCATAACCTCTGGAAACGCTACTGTATTGGTGAGTTTAGCTCCATTGAAGAAGCGAAAGCGTACCTAAACCGAATGAAGGTGAAAGGGGCGTTTGTTGTGGATTACACGAAAAATCGACACATAGAGCTGTAGGTAATCTTAACTATGTCGATTGGAACGTCACAACTTAAGAAGCAAAAAGGGGTCATCAGTGTAGAGGCTGCCTTTGGTTTACCGATTTTACTTTTAATGGTGCTGACATGGTTTGAACTGTGTTTGATGGTTTACGCCATTGCGGTGACCGATCACGCCATCACGAGAGCAGTATCTGACACTAAAAAATTGGGTAGGGCAGACGCCATTAGCACGATCAATTATGACAGAGCCATTCGGTCTGCGATTCGTCGAAGCGGGGGTATTTTTCTTCCCGCGGTCATTGATAGCCAATCGATTCAGTCTCGTATTCACTACATCGATGGCTATCAAACGCTCGTTCGTTGCAGTACATCTGTCAGAGAGTTTTCGTCTTGCTCGGGAGTGTCCTCTGAACCCCAAAACAAAGCGTTAGCACTTTACGAAGTGGCCTTTGAGTATTCCCCTATTTTTAATTTCCTACTGCCATCGATAGAAATGCGCCGTGAAGTAATGGCAATTCAGGAATATGAGCGATGCACCTTTAAGTTAGGTCAAGGAGGCTCGTGTGCTTAGACGTTCTTCCAATTCAAATGTGCAGCGCGGCGCTTTTACCATTGAGCTTGCTTTGGTGTTGGTGTTTGTGACGGGTTTTTTTGTTATGCAGGTGAACTTTCTCGTTGCCACTGCCAAAAAAGGGCAAATGGATCGGCTCGCGTATTCACTCGTTTCGGTGATGTCTGAGCGGCGAGAGTTGTTCCGTGACGAAGGCGACATATGTCGGTACGCAGGGGAATGCAAACTGCTGGCGGCAGAATTATACGCCGTGGGCATTTCGGCAATGAATCGGATGTCGAATCAGTTTGACTCAAATAAGTTTGGCATTCGAATAGAGGAGCTGGTGGTTTATCCCGACCGACAAGTTTACGCGATGCGCGAAGTAGGGTGGGTGACAGGATGCAATTTTACGCCGCTAAGAGAAGTGGACAAGATTATCCCGA is a genomic window containing:
- a CDS encoding TadE family protein codes for the protein MSIGTSQLKKQKGVISVEAAFGLPILLLMVLTWFELCLMVYAIAVTDHAITRAVSDTKKLGRADAISTINYDRAIRSAIRRSGGIFLPAVIDSQSIQSRIHYIDGYQTLVRCSTSVREFSSCSGVSSEPQNKALALYEVAFEYSPIFNFLLPSIEMRREVMAIQEYERCTFKLGQGGSCA
- the tadF gene encoding tight adherence pilus pseudopilin TadF, with translation MLRRSSNSNVQRGAFTIELALVLVFVTGFFVMQVNFLVATAKKGQMDRLAYSLVSVMSERRELFRDEGDICRYAGECKLLAAELYAVGISAMNRMSNQFDSNKFGIRIEELVVYPDRQVYAMREVGWVTGCNFTPLREVDKIIPTTSRNRKLPVYKVSLCYRTPFNILGASKGELLNVVTSAFSFARI